From Pararhizobium sp. A13:
GGATCCGATCCTTGTTGTGATCGTGCCCTTGCCTGACCACGTCCCACGCAGCGACTTCAGGAACCCGGCTTCGTCGGCCACGGCTGGGTGGGCCAGTGCGGTCAACGACACGGTCATGGCAGTGATCCATGATGTTTTCATTGGAGCTCTCCTTTGGTTGGGTTGGAGGCCAATAGTCTGAACCGCCGAAGAACAGCGCCACCGCACCGTTGCCGCCGCCTATCGGCGATCGTTCCGACCTGCCCGGTCGATCCGAAGGGACACTCCATGCCGACGTGACAACGTTGCCGCGATCAACGACACCACGGCTTCGGAAGACAGTTGCCGGCAGCCTGACAGGACCCTCCTGTCGGCGGCATGATCCTCAATTGCGTTGGTGGCCAATGGTTCCGCGAAATCCGTTCAGCATAGTTCTCGCGCGAGGGTCGGTCTATCGCTTCGTCCGCAAATGTACTGTCGAAATCAGCTCGCCGTGTTGGCCACCGCGAACTCGCTGAGCGATTGATGAGAGCTCGTTTCGCTTGTAACAGGGTGCAGAACTCCACTGCCACGTCGCCCGCTGCCGCACCCGCCAGTAGATCGCGGCCATTGTGCACGATCGCCGCGCCGTGCTGCGCAAGACCGCGTGCAAGCGCAAATCCGACTCCCTGTGACGAGCCCGTGACGAAAGCTCGTTTTCGAGGTCGAAGAGTGGAAATGTCGTATCGCTCTCTTTGCCCGATCAGCGCCCGAGCGTCGCCTTGATGCCGGCGAGGCCGCGACGAAGGAACGGGTCCGAGTGGATGTAGAAGAACTGTACGCCCTTCCCCACCCAGTGCGGCAGCTCCTCGGCGGTGGCGAGTGTCCCGGCCACCTTCCCGGCTGCGCGGATCTTTTCGACGGCGAAGGCGACCTTTTCCACGACTTCCGCCGGGCGCGGCTCGCCGAACGGCGGCGCCGGGGGAAAGCCCATGTTCTGGGAGAGGTCGCCGGGTCCGATGAAGAAGACATCTATGCCGTCGACAGTGAGCATCTCGTCGAGATTGTCGATGGCCTCGAGCGTTTCGATCATGCTGACGACGAGCCGCTTCTCATAATCTGACGGCAGTGCGTAGCGAACAGCATCGACGATTGCGCGCGCCTGCTCGGCGGTGTCCACCATCGGCACCATCAGCCCGTCGGCACCGGCGTTCAGGTAGCGGATCAGGACCGGCCGTTCATGCGAATGAGGCCGGACGATCGCAGCGCCACCGGCAGAGCGGACGATCTGCGACGTGATCCGGACATCCTCGAAGCACCACGTGCCGTGCTCGCAGTCGATGAAGATGGAGTCGGCGCCGAGTTCCACCAGTCGCGCCGAAAGGCCCGACGACGCGTGGTGCGGTGTGAACATGGTAATGGGTTCGCCGGCTTGCAGCCGGGCGCGCAACTTGGCACCGTTCATGATGCTCCTCCTACTTTTCTTTCTTTGGCAGGTCTGGCTGTGGCAGGTCGGGCGTATCCGCCGGCGCTCCAACCCAGCGCGCGGTCTCTATGTCGGCCGAGGTGTCGCGCATGAATGTCGGGCAGATGTGGAGCTCGGGTATGACAGCTCCCTTCTGAAGGCTGGCGCAGAGCGCGATTGCCCTTGCCACGTCATGCGGATCGAGCATCGCGGCGCGCTCATTTTCAAGCGGAGGCCGTGCCCGGTTGTCCATGATCGGCGTGTTGGTCTCGCCTGGCAGGATGGTCGTCGCGCGGATGCCCTGGTTACGGTAGGTGTTGTGAAGGAAGGTCATGAAGTTCTTCACGCCGGCCTTCGCCGCACCATAGGCTGCGCCGCCCAGAAGGTTCGGATTGAGCGCCGCGAGAGATGAGACGGTAATGACCGTACCTTCCCCTTTGGCAATCATGTCGGGAAGGACCGCCTGGGTGAGATTGAAGACCGCGGTCAGGTTGACATTGACCGTCGAATTCCACTCGTCCTCGCTGAGGAACCGGGCATTCAGGACCTTGCTGGCGCTCCCGGCATTGTTGACCAGGATATCCACCGGCCCGACGCCATCGCGGATCCATTTCACGGTTGCGAATATCTCGTCACGGGATTCGATGTCGAGCGCGCGGGCGAACGCACTGCCGCCTTTCTCTTCAATCTTGGAGGCAACTTCGCGCAAAGGCGTCAGTCGGCGGCCCGTGAGGACCACGCGTGCTCCCTCTTTGGCGAGAAGCAGCGCGGCCTCGCGGCCAATACCCGTCCCCGCGCCTGTGACCAGCGCGACTCTTCCGTCAAGCAGACCCATCACGTCCTCCTACTCCGCCGCAACGGCCGGCATACCCTTGTAGCCATAGACAGTCTTCGCTGCCTTCGGCGTGATCAAGCCCTCGGCGAGATCCTGCTCGATGATCTCCACCGCGCGTTCGCTGGCAAGGCCCCATCCGCCGCCGCCTGGCGTCTCCACCTCGAGGCGCTCGCCTGTCTTCAGGGTAACCTTTCCTTTCGGGAACTGGGGCTTGCCTTCCTTCATGACCTTGCCTGCGGTGCCATTCTGGCCTTCGACAACGCCGAAGCACGGATGACGGACGCGCTCGGACGCAAGATAGATGCTCATTGGAGTCCTGCCGAGATTGCGAAGCACGACGCGCTGGCCGAGACCGCCGCGATGCTTTCCGGCGCCGCCGGAGTCTGCGATCAGTTCCTTGCATTCCGTCAGCACGGGGACGGCGATTTCGAACATCTCGATGGCTGTCACCTTGCAGTTGGACGGGAAGCTCAACGTGTCGAGGCCGTCGAACTCGGCGCGTGCGCCCTGCCCGCCATGAAAGTTCTGCACGGAGCCATACTGCGTGCCGTCGTCGCGCTGGCCGACGCAGTTCGCAGCCCAGATCGGAGCGCCGCCGCTATCGCCCATGACTTTATCCGGTACGACGCCCTCCAGTGCCTTGAAGATCAGCGACGGGATGACGTGGCCGATGAGGTTTCGCGAGTTGCCGGCCGTCCACGGCTGCGGATTCAGGATGCTACCGAGCGGGGCTTCGTCCGTTATCGACACGATGCAGCCTTCATTGTTCGGTGTTTCCGGGTCGAGCAAGCATTTCAATGCATAGACCGAGTGCGCATAGCGATAGTTCGTGCGGCAATTGATCGAGTGCAGCACCTGGTCGGACGTACCAGTGTAGTCGACATGAATGGAATCGTCCCTGACGATGACAGAGGCCTTCAGCTTCACGTCGACGTCGTAGCCG
This genomic window contains:
- a CDS encoding SDR family oxidoreductase: MGLLDGRVALVTGAGTGIGREAALLLAKEGARVVLTGRRLTPLREVASKIEEKGGSAFARALDIESRDEIFATVKWIRDGVGPVDILVNNAGSASKVLNARFLSEDEWNSTVNVNLTAVFNLTQAVLPDMIAKGEGTVITVSSLAALNPNLLGGAAYGAAKAGVKNFMTFLHNTYRNQGIRATTILPGETNTPIMDNRARPPLENERAAMLDPHDVARAIALCASLQKGAVIPELHICPTFMRDTSADIETARWVGAPADTPDLPQPDLPKKEK
- a CDS encoding aldolase/citrate lyase family protein; the protein is MNGAKLRARLQAGEPITMFTPHHASSGLSARLVELGADSIFIDCEHGTWCFEDVRITSQIVRSAGGAAIVRPHSHERPVLIRYLNAGADGLMVPMVDTAEQARAIVDAVRYALPSDYEKRLVVSMIETLEAIDNLDEMLTVDGIDVFFIGPGDLSQNMGFPPAPPFGEPRPAEVVEKVAFAVEKIRAAGKVAGTLATAEELPHWVGKGVQFFYIHSDPFLRRGLAGIKATLGR
- a CDS encoding hydantoinase B/oxoprolinase family protein, with protein sequence MSKPATDFNDPINLQVMWNRLIFIADQADNVLGKTAFSPIVRENHDYVTVLLDSRGRALAQCTWSIPVFITSLPAAAQKYFLPKFPAETLQEGDVLATNDPEIGTGHLPDVTMITPIFKNGKVVAYAGSIAHLPDIGGAPLHSEASDIFEEGIRFPIVKLLKAGVPNQDVFDIIAASVRLPTEVQGDLESMIAANNVMGRELLKFLDEYGLDDVDGLADAIHSRSEAQTRKAIREWPNGTYSAEVLLDGYDVDVKLKASVIVRDDSIHVDYTGTSDQVLHSINCRTNYRYAHSVYALKCLLDPETPNNEGCIVSITDEAPLGSILNPQPWTAGNSRNLIGHVIPSLIFKALEGVVPDKVMGDSGGAPIWAANCVGQRDDGTQYGSVQNFHGGQGARAEFDGLDTLSFPSNCKVTAIEMFEIAVPVLTECKELIADSGGAGKHRGGLGQRVVLRNLGRTPMSIYLASERVRHPCFGVVEGQNGTAGKVMKEGKPQFPKGKVTLKTGERLEVETPGGGGWGLASERAVEIIEQDLAEGLITPKAAKTVYGYKGMPAVAAE